The proteins below are encoded in one region of Winogradskyella helgolandensis:
- a CDS encoding gamma carbonic anhydrase family protein, whose amino-acid sequence MPIIKSVRGKEPQIPADCFIAENATIVGDVTIGKQCSVWFNAVIRGDVHYIKMGNKVNIQDGAVIHATYLKSPTTIGNNVSIGHNALVHGCTIKDNVLIGMGSIIMDDCVIESNSIVAAGAVVTKNTIVESGSIYAGVPAKKVKDISQELISGEIDRIANNYVEYSSWFKE is encoded by the coding sequence ATGCCAATAATTAAATCAGTTAGAGGAAAAGAGCCTCAGATTCCAGCAGATTGCTTCATAGCAGAAAATGCAACTATTGTAGGAGACGTTACCATAGGAAAACAATGTAGTGTATGGTTTAATGCTGTAATTCGAGGAGATGTACATTATATAAAAATGGGTAACAAGGTGAATATTCAAGATGGAGCCGTTATACATGCTACGTATCTAAAATCACCTACAACCATTGGTAATAATGTATCTATTGGCCACAATGCCCTCGTTCATGGCTGTACTATAAAAGACAATGTACTTATAGGCATGGGAAGTATTATAATGGACGATTGCGTGATTGAGAGCAATAGCATCGTTGCTGCTGGTGCTGTAGTCACTAAAAATACGATTGTAGAATCGGGCAGTATTTATGCTGGAGTACCTGCAAAAAAAGTTAAAGATATTAGCCAGGAGTTAATCTCTGGCGAAATTGATAGGATTGCAAACAACTATGTTGAATATTCTAGTTGGTTTAAGGAATAA
- the murI gene encoding glutamate racemase, producing the protein MRNSPIGIFDSGIGGTSIFKEIHELLPNENCIYLADSKNAPYGNRSEDEIVQLSIKNTEFLIKQGCKIIVVACNTATTNAIVYLRKNYDIPFIGIEPAIKPAALNTKTKVVGILATKGTLSSQLFHNTIDLYSKDIKIIEQVGEGIVPLIETGQLDSEVMQLYLKTYLEPMLKQDIDYLVLGCTHYPYLIPMLTKMLPEHVRIIDSGRAVAKQTQAVLTALDVLNDSIENPNIQLFSNGDITVLNSILDYKFNVSYLDF; encoded by the coding sequence ATGCGTAACAGTCCTATTGGCATATTTGATTCTGGTATTGGAGGTACGTCTATCTTCAAGGAGATTCATGAGTTATTGCCAAACGAAAATTGCATTTATCTTGCAGACAGTAAAAATGCTCCTTACGGTAATAGGTCTGAAGATGAAATTGTCCAATTAAGTATTAAGAATACCGAATTTCTTATAAAACAAGGATGCAAAATTATTGTTGTGGCTTGTAATACAGCAACAACAAATGCCATAGTTTACTTAAGAAAAAACTATGATATCCCGTTTATTGGTATAGAACCTGCTATCAAACCAGCCGCCTTAAATACAAAAACTAAAGTCGTTGGAATTCTAGCTACTAAAGGCACCTTAAGTAGTCAGCTTTTTCATAACACTATAGATTTATATTCTAAAGACATTAAAATTATTGAACAAGTAGGTGAAGGTATTGTGCCTTTAATTGAAACAGGTCAATTAGATTCAGAAGTCATGCAATTGTATTTAAAAACCTATTTAGAGCCTATGCTAAAGCAGGATATAGATTATTTGGTCCTAGGTTGTACACATTATCCTTACCTTATTCCTATGCTAACTAAAATGCTTCCAGAACATGTAAGAATTATTGATTCGGGTAGAGCAGTGGCAAAACAGACACAGGCTGTGTTGACAGCACTAGATGTTCTTAATGATTCAATTGAAAATCCAAATATTCAATTATTTTCAAATGGAGATATTACAGTTTTAAATTCCATTTTAGATTATAAATTTAATGTGTCTTATCTAGATTTTTAG
- a CDS encoding RNA methyltransferase, which yields MKRKLKNEELNRLEVSEFKNAQKTPIIIILDNIRSLNNIGSVFRTSDAFLIEKIYLCGITAQPPHNDIRKTALGSTETVNWEYADNTLDVIRKLKAERVKICSIEQAENATMLNNFKPQPNQKYAFVFGNEVKGVAQNVVDASDIVIEIPQYGTKHSLNISVSCGVVIWDVFSKMQK from the coding sequence TTGAAAAGAAAACTAAAAAACGAAGAATTAAATAGATTAGAAGTTTCAGAATTTAAAAATGCTCAAAAGACTCCTATTATTATAATTCTAGATAATATTAGAAGCTTAAATAACATCGGATCTGTTTTTAGAACCAGTGATGCGTTTTTAATTGAAAAAATATATCTCTGCGGAATCACAGCTCAACCACCTCATAACGACATTAGAAAAACAGCCTTAGGAAGTACTGAAACTGTAAATTGGGAATATGCAGATAACACATTAGATGTTATTCGTAAACTTAAAGCAGAACGTGTAAAAATCTGCTCTATTGAACAAGCCGAAAATGCAACGATGCTCAACAATTTCAAACCTCAACCTAACCAAAAATATGCCTTTGTATTTGGTAACGAAGTAAAAGGTGTTGCTCAAAATGTAGTTGATGCCAGTGATATTGTGATTGAAATTCCGCAATACGGAACTAAACACTCTTTAAATATCTCTGTGAGTTGTGGTGTTGTGATTTGGGATGTGTTTAGTAAGATGCAAAAGTAA
- a CDS encoding OmpH family outer membrane protein, producing MKHLKTLLFAAVLFIGATSFTSAQSNVAHINKQELIKGMPAYATAQAEIEKLSKTYQATIQESLKELDVKLKQYNSEAETQTEQTNMDRMTEVEGIKQSLSEYQQQAQKDLQEKEFNLLKPIVEKADNAIKAVAKAQGIQYVVDSAMLIVADGKDLMADVKKQLGM from the coding sequence ATGAAACATTTAAAAACTTTATTATTTGCAGCAGTACTTTTTATCGGAGCTACAAGTTTTACATCTGCCCAAAGCAACGTTGCTCATATTAATAAACAAGAATTAATTAAAGGCATGCCAGCTTATGCTACAGCTCAAGCTGAAATTGAAAAGTTGAGTAAAACGTATCAAGCAACAATTCAAGAGTCACTTAAAGAATTAGACGTTAAACTAAAGCAATACAATTCTGAAGCTGAGACACAGACTGAGCAAACTAATATGGATCGTATGACTGAAGTTGAAGGTATTAAACAAAGTTTAAGTGAGTACCAACAACAAGCACAAAAAGATTTACAAGAGAAAGAATTTAATCTTTTAAAGCCTATTGTAGAAAAAGCAGATAACGCTATTAAAGCAGTGGCTAAAGCTCAAGGAATTCAATATGTTGTAGATTCAGCAATGCTTATTGTAGCAGACGGTAAAGATCTTATGGCAGACGTTAAAAAACAATTAGGAATGTAA
- a CDS encoding queuosine precursor transporter, protein MSLKDKLLAQRIYLLLGGLFITSLVVSNLIFQKFFYWHPFDIEIFGSKLFEISVGILPYPITFLITDLISEIYGKKRANDIVIVGIFASLFSLLIIYTASNVPATTWSYVDNNIFNQVFGNTSLAVFASMVTYLFAQFVDIQIYHFWKRVTKGKHLWLRNNFSTWFSQFIDTLTIVSLLCSFGIIKWENFAGLLISGFIFKVLVAVLDTPFLYLGVYLFRKRFKLKLNEEINLL, encoded by the coding sequence ATGTCATTAAAAGACAAGCTTTTAGCACAACGCATTTACCTATTACTTGGTGGACTTTTTATAACCTCACTTGTAGTTTCTAATTTAATATTTCAAAAATTCTTCTATTGGCATCCTTTTGATATTGAAATATTTGGGTCAAAATTATTCGAAATCTCTGTTGGCATTTTACCATACCCGATTACATTTCTTATTACAGATTTAATTAGTGAGATCTATGGTAAAAAGCGCGCAAATGACATTGTGATTGTTGGGATTTTTGCTTCACTATTTTCTCTTTTAATTATTTATACGGCTTCAAATGTACCTGCTACAACATGGTCTTACGTAGATAACAACATCTTTAATCAAGTTTTTGGAAATACGTCGCTTGCCGTTTTTGCGAGTATGGTTACGTACTTATTTGCCCAATTTGTAGATATCCAAATTTATCATTTCTGGAAACGAGTAACCAAAGGCAAACATCTTTGGTTACGTAATAACTTTTCAACTTGGTTTTCACAATTTATAGATACCTTAACCATAGTATCGTTACTGTGTTCATTCGGTATTATAAAATGGGAGAATTTTGCAGGCTTACTCATTAGCGGTTTTATTTTCAAAGTTTTAGTCGCTGTTTTAGACACTCCTTTTCTATACCTTGGTGTCTATTTATTCCGCAAGCGTTTCAAACTAAAACTAAATGAGGAAATAAATTTACTATAA
- a CDS encoding OmpH family outer membrane protein translates to MKTKMMKFKVLFLLTIIGLATCSVNAQRGVRIGYIDTEYILENVPEYREASSQLDKKVQQWKTEIETKLNAVEQKKKELDNESVLLTKELYDERYEDITFEEAEVLDYQQKRFGPEGDLMIQKRQLIEPIQDQIFAAVQEIAETKSYDFVFDKSADVVMLYSAERYDMSEQVLRTITRTSKRSQAKSKKERQELEDEEVVPEVSADKDARQQALEDRKASREEQLAAKRAEREKAAEDRRQAQQDLRDAKKKEAEERRQKVIDERNERSGSNSEESKTIESKSVETDSTSKATVKEISIVKTDSIKVEGIVKKDSINSETPKTAAEIAAELRAQKLKDREARQKELEARKQKIIDQRKKAREERERQVQRNDSIAKAKKNEDNN, encoded by the coding sequence ATGAAAACAAAAATGATGAAATTTAAAGTTCTTTTTTTATTAACAATAATTGGTCTTGCAACATGTAGTGTAAATGCCCAACGTGGTGTAAGAATAGGTTACATCGATACGGAGTATATTTTAGAGAATGTACCAGAGTATAGAGAGGCTTCTTCTCAGTTAGACAAGAAAGTGCAACAATGGAAGACTGAAATTGAAACGAAGTTAAATGCCGTTGAACAGAAAAAGAAAGAGCTCGATAATGAAAGCGTTCTTTTAACAAAGGAATTATACGACGAGCGTTATGAGGATATCACTTTTGAAGAAGCTGAGGTCTTAGATTATCAACAAAAGCGTTTTGGACCTGAAGGAGATTTAATGATTCAAAAACGTCAATTAATAGAGCCAATTCAAGATCAGATTTTTGCAGCTGTACAAGAAATTGCAGAGACTAAAAGTTACGATTTTGTTTTTGATAAATCAGCAGATGTAGTTATGTTATATTCAGCGGAGCGCTATGATATGAGCGAGCAAGTTTTAAGAACTATAACAAGAACTTCTAAACGATCGCAAGCAAAAAGCAAGAAAGAACGTCAGGAATTAGAAGACGAGGAAGTTGTACCAGAAGTAAGTGCAGATAAAGATGCACGTCAACAAGCATTAGAAGATCGTAAAGCAAGTCGTGAAGAACAATTAGCCGCAAAACGTGCAGAGCGTGAAAAGGCAGCTGAAGATAGAAGACAGGCTCAACAAGATTTACGAGATGCTAAGAAAAAGGAAGCAGAAGAACGTCGTCAAAAAGTGATTGACGAAAGAAATGAAAGATCTGGATCTAATTCTGAAGAATCAAAAACTATTGAATCTAAATCTGTTGAAACTGATAGTACGTCAAAAGCGACAGTAAAAGAGATCTCAATAGTAAAAACGGATAGTATAAAAGTTGAAGGCATTGTTAAAAAGGATTCAATTAATTCTGAAACGCCTAAAACGGCTGCGGAAATAGCAGCAGAACTACGTGCTCAAAAGTTAAAAGATAGAGAAGCACGTCAAAAGGAATTAGAAGCTAGAAAACAGAAAATAATAGATCAACGTAAAAAAGCTCGTGAAGAGCGTGAAAGACAAGTTCAAAGAAACGATTCTATAGCGAAAGCAAAGAAAAACGAAGACAATAATTAA
- a CDS encoding sigma-70 family RNA polymerase sigma factor: MRQLKITKQVTNREDKSLDKYLQDISKIPLITADEEVELAQLIRKGDQAALDKLTTSNLRFVVSVAKQYQNQGLKLPDLINEGNAGLVKAAKRFDETRGFKFISYAVWWIRQAILQALAEQSRIVRLPLNKIGTINKINKAFSHLEQINQRPPNADEIARELDISVREVKQSMKNSGRHLSMDAPLKDGETFSLYDVVSSGESPRPDKALMKESLNTEVERALETLTQKESDVIRLNFGIGDQPPMTLEEIGSIYDLTRERVRQIREKGIRRLRHASKSKILKTYLG; this comes from the coding sequence ATGAGGCAATTAAAAATCACCAAGCAGGTTACTAACAGAGAAGATAAATCGTTAGACAAATATTTACAGGATATTAGTAAGATTCCGTTAATTACTGCAGATGAAGAGGTCGAATTAGCACAGCTAATTAGAAAAGGTGATCAAGCAGCATTAGACAAACTAACAACATCCAATTTAAGATTTGTTGTTTCGGTTGCTAAACAATATCAAAATCAAGGTTTAAAATTACCAGATTTAATTAATGAAGGTAATGCCGGTTTAGTAAAAGCTGCAAAACGTTTTGATGAAACAAGAGGTTTTAAGTTTATTTCTTACGCCGTATGGTGGATTAGACAAGCTATTTTACAAGCTTTAGCAGAACAGTCGCGTATTGTTCGTTTACCACTAAATAAAATTGGTACTATTAACAAGATTAATAAAGCCTTTTCTCATTTAGAGCAAATAAATCAAAGACCACCAAACGCAGATGAGATTGCTCGCGAATTAGATATTAGCGTTCGAGAAGTAAAACAATCTATGAAAAACTCTGGCCGTCACCTTTCTATGGATGCACCATTAAAAGATGGGGAAACTTTTAGTTTATATGACGTTGTAAGTTCTGGTGAATCACCGAGACCAGATAAAGCATTAATGAAAGAGTCTTTAAACACAGAAGTAGAACGCGCTTTAGAAACACTAACTCAAAAGGAAAGTGATGTTATTCGTTTAAACTTCGGAATTGGAGATCAACCACCAATGACGCTTGAAGAAATCGGAAGTATTTACGATTTAACTCGCGAACGTGTAAGACAAATTAGAGAAAAAGGCATCAGAAGATTAAGACACGCAAGTAAAAGTAAGATTTTAAAGACTTATTTAGGATAG
- the rpsU gene encoding 30S ribosomal protein S21, protein MIKIEIKEGENIERALKRYKRKHRNVQIMQNLREKRYFAKPSVKRRREIQKAEYIQGLRDAEDI, encoded by the coding sequence ATGATTAAAATCGAAATCAAAGAAGGAGAAAATATAGAACGTGCACTTAAGCGTTACAAGCGTAAACACAGAAATGTGCAAATTATGCAGAACTTAAGAGAAAAGCGTTATTTCGCAAAGCCTTCTGTTAAAAGAAGAAGAGAAATTCAGAAAGCTGAATACATTCAAGGTTTAAGAGACGCTGAAGATATATAG
- a CDS encoding AsmA-like C-terminal region-containing protein, whose amino-acid sequence MKKVLKIVGIILLFFIAILIAIPFFLESKIDTIVQNYADENLNAELSFDDISLSLISSFPKAEVSVENLKITNRAPFAGETLATAKSLSFEMGMMQLLKGTDSPLEINEIIANELLLVIKTNKTGTTNYDIVKESTTTIETPTETETSSGFSFDIDNYELNNSAFTYIDDTSNMAFYLTEINHRGTGIFSGGKSELDTNTEANVTFAMDSTEYLSNNHIKLDALIDLDLEQQKFTFKENKAYINALPLEFDGFVQLVEAGQQIDITFKNPGATFKDFLAIIPEAYAKDIADVSTTGNFTFSGIVKGLVSEETIPTLDINLLSENASFKFPQLPKSVKNIGIDVSVKNTTGNVDDTFVNINKLNFQIDEDVFKSEASIKNLTKNMLVAAKLDGVLNLANITKAYPVELDNELSGILRANVSTSFDMDAIETNAYQRIKNVGSVSLTDFVFSSEDLLNPLQINKADLTFKPGTVSLNSFDAQTGKSDFTATGTINNLLGFMLSDKNLQGNFNLNSNTFALSDFMSEDATTTESSNEDSGKTTTEVEALKIPAFLDCTITANAKTVIYDNLNLKNVKGQLIIKDQNASLQNMTTDIFNGQLGISGNVSTKSAKPTFDMKLAMQNFDISQSFQDLDMLKALAPIAKVLQGKLNSTIDISGFLDESFSPDLSTISGSAIAKILTDKVNTANSPLLTSLDSKLDFVDFDKLDIKDIVTNLSFENGNVSVKPFTINYNDIPIEVSGSHSFTNTMNYNAVLQVPAKYLGSEVNRLIGKINDSEVNNLTVPITANIGGTFASPNIKTDLTSGVSNLTKQLIEIEKQKLIGQGKDKVSDLLSGLLGGEKTSTTTDSTTTKEETTKQTTEDKVKEGVGNILGGLLSGKKKTETKKESDSTDN is encoded by the coding sequence ATGAAAAAAGTCCTCAAAATTGTTGGAATCATTTTACTCTTTTTTATTGCGATTCTTATTGCAATTCCCTTTTTTTTAGAATCTAAAATTGATACTATTGTTCAAAACTATGCCGATGAGAACTTAAATGCTGAATTATCCTTTGACGATATCAGCCTAAGTCTTATTAGCAGTTTCCCTAAAGCTGAAGTTAGCGTAGAGAATTTAAAAATCACCAATCGTGCTCCTTTTGCAGGCGAAACTTTAGCCACTGCAAAATCACTCTCTTTTGAAATGGGAATGATGCAATTATTAAAAGGCACCGATTCTCCTTTAGAAATCAATGAAATTATTGCCAATGAATTGCTTTTGGTTATAAAAACCAACAAAACTGGCACTACAAATTATGATATAGTAAAGGAAAGCACAACGACAATTGAGACACCTACAGAAACCGAAACATCATCGGGTTTTAGTTTTGATATTGACAACTACGAGCTTAACAATAGTGCATTTACATATATAGACGACACGTCTAACATGGCATTTTATCTTACCGAAATTAATCATAGAGGTACTGGCATTTTCTCTGGTGGAAAATCAGAATTAGACACTAACACAGAAGCCAATGTCACTTTTGCAATGGACAGTACTGAATATTTAAGCAACAATCATATTAAATTGGATGCGCTTATAGATTTAGATTTAGAACAACAGAAATTCACATTTAAAGAAAACAAGGCTTACATCAATGCTTTACCGTTAGAATTTGATGGTTTTGTACAATTGGTGGAAGCTGGACAACAAATAGATATTACGTTTAAAAATCCTGGAGCAACCTTCAAAGATTTCTTAGCAATTATTCCAGAGGCTTATGCTAAAGACATTGCAGATGTTAGCACAACAGGGAACTTTACATTTTCTGGAATAGTAAAAGGGTTAGTTTCTGAAGAAACGATTCCGACCTTAGATATTAATTTACTCTCAGAAAATGCCTCTTTCAAATTTCCTCAGCTTCCAAAAAGCGTAAAAAATATAGGTATAGATGTTTCAGTAAAAAACACAACAGGTAATGTAGATGACACGTTTGTAAACATCAATAAACTAAACTTTCAAATAGATGAAGATGTTTTTAAATCTGAAGCATCAATTAAAAATCTAACTAAAAACATGTTGGTGGCTGCCAAATTAGATGGTGTTTTAAATTTAGCCAATATTACTAAAGCATATCCTGTTGAGTTAGATAATGAACTTAGTGGAATTTTAAGAGCTAATGTCAGCACTTCTTTTGATATGGATGCTATTGAAACTAATGCATATCAACGTATTAAAAACGTTGGAAGTGTTTCGTTAACAGACTTTGTATTTTCTTCTGAAGACCTATTAAATCCACTTCAAATTAATAAAGCCGATTTAACATTTAAACCAGGAACAGTAAGCCTTAATAGTTTTGATGCTCAAACAGGCAAGAGTGATTTTACGGCTACAGGAACCATAAATAACTTACTTGGCTTTATGTTAAGTGATAAAAATCTACAAGGTAATTTCAATTTGAATTCAAACACTTTTGCCCTTTCAGATTTTATGTCTGAGGATGCCACAACCACAGAATCATCTAATGAGGACTCAGGTAAAACAACTACAGAAGTAGAAGCGCTTAAAATTCCCGCTTTTTTAGATTGTACAATAACAGCCAATGCAAAAACAGTAATTTATGATAACCTTAATTTAAAGAATGTAAAAGGGCAACTTATTATAAAAGACCAAAATGCAAGCCTTCAAAATATGACCACAGATATATTTAATGGTCAATTAGGCATTTCTGGAAATGTATCTACTAAATCAGCCAAACCAACATTTGATATGAAATTAGCAATGCAAAACTTCGATATTTCACAATCTTTTCAAGATTTAGACATGTTGAAAGCTTTAGCACCAATTGCCAAAGTGTTGCAAGGGAAGTTAAACTCTACAATTGATATCAGCGGATTCTTAGACGAAAGTTTTTCACCAGATTTAAGTACTATTTCTGGTAGTGCGATCGCAAAAATATTAACAGATAAAGTTAATACAGCCAACAGTCCATTACTAACAAGCTTAGACAGTAAATTAGATTTCGTTGATTTCGACAAATTAGACATTAAAGATATTGTTACTAATTTAAGTTTTGAAAATGGTAATGTTTCTGTTAAACCATTTACAATTAATTACAATGACATTCCAATTGAAGTTTCTGGTTCGCACAGTTTTACAAATACCATGAATTACAATGCCGTTTTGCAGGTGCCAGCGAAATACTTAGGAAGCGAAGTGAATCGTTTGATTGGAAAGATTAACGATAGCGAAGTCAATAATCTAACGGTTCCTATTACCGCTAACATTGGTGGTACGTTTGCTAGTCCTAATATTAAAACTGATTTAACGTCTGGTGTTTCCAATCTAACCAAACAATTGATAGAAATTGAAAAGCAGAAATTAATTGGACAAGGAAAAGATAAAGTCAGTGATTTGCTTAGTGGACTGTTGGGAGGAGAAAAAACTAGTACCACAACAGATTCAACTACCACAAAAGAAGAAACTACGAAACAAACAACTGAAGATAAAGTTAAGGAAGGAGTCGGTAATATTTTAGGAGGACTCTTAAGTGGAAAGAAAAAAACGGAAACTAAAAAAGAGAGCGATTCAACCGATAATTAA
- a CDS encoding GTPase, translating into MKLLFVYNANSGKMNALFDAGHKFMSPSTYKCSLCALTFDTFSENRIWKDFRAKSNIDMEFYHKDEFETKFPNINMVFPAILKHEAHQMSTVLNADILNEISNVDDLIARLKLQF; encoded by the coding sequence ATGAAATTACTCTTTGTTTATAATGCCAACTCAGGAAAAATGAATGCCTTGTTTGACGCGGGACATAAATTTATGAGTCCTTCAACCTATAAGTGTTCTTTATGTGCGTTAACATTTGATACGTTTTCTGAAAATCGCATTTGGAAGGATTTTAGAGCAAAAAGTAATATTGATATGGAATTTTATCACAAGGATGAGTTTGAAACAAAATTCCCTAATATTAACATGGTATTTCCTGCTATTTTAAAACACGAAGCACATCAGATGTCAACTGTTTTAAATGCAGATATTTTAAATGAAATTTCAAATGTTGATGATTTAATAGCACGCTTGAAACTTCAATTTTAA
- a CDS encoding class I SAM-dependent methyltransferase → MTKKTKQPWPTKDAMHQIYDLHLWGGQDFDFYSGSGSHDLKIIEPYINSVITFLKSHNKKLNVCDLGCGDFNIGKQLLKYTEKYIAVDIVENLITRNKALFKEDNLEFHCLDIVEDDLPKADCIILRQVLQHLSNAEIETIIKKLSNYKYVILTEHILTGNFTPNKDIISGQGIRIKKNSGVDLLKAPFNFKIEDQKFLNETILEDDKGIIVTTIYTL, encoded by the coding sequence ATGACGAAAAAAACAAAACAACCTTGGCCAACAAAAGATGCCATGCATCAAATTTATGACCTACATCTTTGGGGTGGACAAGATTTTGATTTTTATTCGGGTTCTGGTTCTCACGATTTAAAAATTATTGAACCCTATATTAATAGTGTCATTACATTTTTAAAATCTCATAATAAAAAATTAAATGTTTGTGATTTAGGCTGTGGCGATTTTAATATAGGAAAACAACTCCTCAAATACACTGAAAAATATATAGCTGTTGATATAGTTGAAAATCTCATTACAAGAAACAAAGCCTTATTTAAAGAAGACAATTTAGAGTTTCATTGCTTAGATATCGTAGAAGATGATTTGCCAAAAGCAGATTGTATTATTCTAAGACAGGTATTACAACATTTATCTAATGCTGAAATTGAGACTATTATTAAAAAGCTCTCGAATTATAAATATGTAATTCTTACGGAACATATTCTTACAGGAAACTTTACACCTAATAAAGATATTATATCTGGCCAAGGCATCAGAATCAAAAAAAATAGTGGTGTTGATTTACTGAAAGCACCTTTTAATTTTAAAATTGAAGATCAGAAATTTTTGAACGAAACTATTCTAGAAGACGATAAAGGTATAATCGTAACAACTATTTATACTTTATAA
- the folK gene encoding 2-amino-4-hydroxy-6-hydroxymethyldihydropteridine diphosphokinase encodes MKPTKIIHIALGSNKGNKLQYLQSAIDTIFERIGSIKKISKVYKTPAFGFEGDDFYNACIAVQTELKPKRILKLLQDIEIELGRKSKTSQGYESREIDLDILFFEDEIVEEKNLIIPHPEIHNRKFVLQPLVDIAKSVEHPILMKSIETLLMDCKDDSEIEPVNIWLKNPKKSYTFNNFNYIAIEGNIGAGKTSLANKIARDFNAKLILERFADNAFLPKFYKEPERYAFTLEMSFLADRYQQISDDLSQLDLFKDFMVSDYDVYKSLIFSKITLPEDEFRLYRKLFYQVYKDIAKPELYIYLYQNTERLQANIKKRGRNYEKNIKDDYLEKINAGYLDFLKSQQEMNVKIIDISDKDFVKSREDYLWLLAEINEASVSIKH; translated from the coding sequence ATGAAGCCAACTAAAATCATTCACATAGCATTAGGGAGTAACAAAGGCAACAAATTGCAATATTTGCAATCTGCTATTGATACTATTTTTGAACGTATTGGTTCAATTAAAAAGATTTCTAAAGTCTACAAAACACCTGCTTTTGGTTTTGAAGGTGACGATTTTTATAATGCATGTATCGCTGTTCAAACAGAGTTGAAACCTAAAAGGATCCTTAAGTTGCTTCAGGATATTGAAATAGAATTAGGGAGGAAATCTAAAACAAGCCAAGGCTATGAGTCTCGCGAAATTGATTTAGATATTCTATTTTTTGAAGATGAAATTGTTGAGGAAAAAAACTTAATAATTCCACATCCCGAAATTCATAACCGAAAATTTGTATTACAACCTTTGGTTGATATTGCGAAATCTGTTGAACATCCTATTTTAATGAAGTCTATTGAAACTTTGTTAATGGATTGTAAGGACGATTCTGAAATAGAACCTGTAAATATTTGGTTGAAAAATCCGAAAAAATCCTACACATTTAATAATTTTAATTACATCGCTATTGAAGGTAATATTGGCGCAGGAAAAACAAGTTTGGCTAATAAAATAGCTAGAGATTTTAATGCGAAGTTAATATTAGAACGTTTTGCTGATAATGCCTTTTTACCAAAATTCTATAAAGAACCAGAACGTTACGCCTTTACTTTAGAAATGTCATTTTTAGCAGACCGTTATCAACAAATTTCAGACGATTTATCGCAATTGGATTTGTTTAAAGATTTTATGGTAAGCGATTACGATGTTTATAAGTCGTTAATCTTCTCTAAGATTACTTTACCTGAAGATGAGTTTAGATTGTATAGAAAATTATTCTACCAAGTCTATAAAGATATTGCTAAGCCAGAATTATACATCTACTTATACCAAAACACAGAGCGTTTACAGGCTAATATTAAAAAACGAGGTCGTAACTACGAAAAGAATATAAAAGACGATTATCTCGAAAAAATAAACGCTGGTTATCTCGATTTTCTAAAAAGTCAGCAAGAGATGAATGTGAAGATTATTGATATTTCTGATAAAGATTTTGTGAAGTCTCGTGAGGACTATTTGTGGTTGTTAGCTGAGATTAATGAAGCTTCAGTAAGCATAAAGCATTAA